The following coding sequences are from one Eucalyptus grandis isolate ANBG69807.140 chromosome 11, ASM1654582v1, whole genome shotgun sequence window:
- the LOC120289908 gene encoding deoxyhypusine hydroxylase-like gives MASDIDRERERDFIRRSSWAYREPEAAQTRKPKYIRFLSLSLSLSGRACVGSTSLRVSLARSLPGRFDGESADDKRFTASPDVERFLCDRLLDSAQPISERFRALFSLRNLKGPAPRTALIEATRDPSNLLAHEAAFALGQIQDVDAIPALKAILSDISLHPIVRHEAAEALGAIGLESNIPTLECSLAHDPAQEVRETCELALSRIKQLKTANSDDSSPMTERSPFMSVDPAAPASSCSSVDHLREVLLDEERGMYDRYAALFALRNHGGDEAIKAIIDSLGANSALLRHEVAYVLGQLQDKAASAELSNILRKTDEHPMVRHEAAEALGSIADDQSVALLEEFSKDPEPLVSQSCEVALSMLEFERSGKSFEYLYMQAPQVQ, from the exons ATGGCTAGTGACATTG atagggagagagagagagactttatTAGACGATCATCGTGGGCCTACCGAGAGCCGGAGGCGGCCCAAACCCGAAAGCCCAAATACATccgcttcctctctctctctctctctctttccggGCGTGCCTGCGTGGGTTCAACGTCTCTCCGcgtctctctcgctcgctcgctgcCGGGAAGATTCGATGGGGAGTCCGCCGACGACAAGCGCTTCACGGCGTCGCCGGACGTGGAGAGGTTCCTCTGCGACCGCTTGCTCGACTCGGCCCAGCCGATCTCGGAGCGATTCAGGGCCCTCTTCTCCCTCCGCAACCTCAAGGGCCCCGCCCCCCGCACTGCCCTCATCGAAG CAACTAGGGATCCATCAAATTTGTTAGCACATGAAGCTGCATTTGCATTGGGACAGATCCAAGATGTGGATGCAATCCCTGCTTTGAAGGCCATTCTCAGTGATATTTCTTTGCATCCTATTGTCCGCCACGAG GCAGCAGAAGCTCTTGGTGCAATTGGTTTGGAGAGTAATATTCCTACCCTGGAGTGTAGTTTGGCTCATGATCCAGCTCAAGAGGTTCGAGAAACTTGTGAATTGGCTCTTAGCCGAATCAAACAGCTGAAAACTGCCAACTCTGATGATTCTTCTCCTATGACTGAGAGATCACCTTTTATGTCAGTTGACCCTGCTGCACCTGCTTCATCTTGTTCGTCTGTTGATCATCTCAG GGAAGTTCTTCTGGATGAAGAAAGAGGCATGTATGACCGTTATGCAGCTCTATTTGCTCTTAGGAATCATGGTGGAGATGAAGCCATTAAGGCTATAATTGATTCTTTGGGTGCAAATAGTGCTCTTCTCCGTCACGAG GTTGCTTACGTTTTGGGCCAGTTGCAAGATAAAGCTGCGTCGGCTGAACTCTCAAACATTCTTAGAAAGACAGATGAGCATCCAATGGTTAGACATGAAGCCGCTGAGGCCCTTGGATCAATTGCAG atGACCAAAGTGTGGCACTTCTTGAGGAATTTTCCAAGGACCCCGAGCCTCTAGTTTCTCAAAGTTGTGAAGTTGCTCTCAGCATGCTTGAATTTGAAAGATCAGGAAAATCCTTTGAG TATCTGTATATGCAAGCTCCTCAAGTGCAATGA
- the LOC120289909 gene encoding zinc finger protein 11-like, whose protein sequence is MDRTHVSLDEEGKKIKSEGFVREEPSNGLLRPPKSYTCRFCKGIYRSAQALGGHMNVHRWERARLKQLSSWIVEHHPPPPNPNPKIDVASSSQGSQSQSQLNPTLLPPAPPSSPSVNKPFSCASPPSLSSDLDYKERKKSVDISANDGLPSGFRDRRVKMRGRSEAGDRQVLLEWKKKQRPS, encoded by the coding sequence ATGGATAGGACCCATGTGAGCCTTGACGAAGAGGGAAAGAAGATCAAGAGCGAGGGCTTCGTTCGTGAGGAGCCCTCAAATGGGCTCCTGCGGCCTCCCAAGAGCTACACATGCAGGTTCTGCAAGGGGATATATAGATCTGCTCAAGCTCTCGGGGGTCACATGAACGTCCACAGGTGGGAGAGAGCCAGGCTGAAGCAGCTGTCCTCATGGATCGTTGAgcatcatcctcctcctcctaacCCTAACCCTAAGATTGACGTGGCTAGCTCTTCTCAGGGCTCTCAGTCTCAGTCTCAGCTCAACCCTACCCTCTTGCCACCTGCACCACCATCATCTCCTTCGGTGAACAAGCCCTTCTCATGCGCTTCCCCTCCTTCGTTGTCCTCGGATCTTGATTACAAGGAGCGCAAGAAGTCGGTTGACATCTCAGCCAATGATGGACTGCCTAGTGGTTTTCGAGACCGGAGAGTGAAGATGCGCGGAAGAAGCGAAGCAGGAGATCGACAGGTGTTGCTGGagtggaagaagaagcaaaggcCATCCTAG